Sequence from the Arcobacter sp. CECT 8986 genome:
GCATTTTTCTTAATTACATCAATTGAAGACTGCTCATAATAGTTTTCAATTATATTCCTAGCGAATTTTGTGTAACTTTCTAAACTTTCCTTCTCTACCGCATAAGCATTTTGTTTGTATTGAGCTATGTTCTCTTTAGTTAGACTATTTAAAGAGTAAATAGACTTAATAGCTATCATTGTTGCTACAAGTATAATTGTAACAATAAAGATAAACAAAAGCTTACTTTTGATTGTCATATTTTTCATGTCTCGTTCCTTCTTCCTACATTTCAATGATTATTATAACATTGTAAAATAAAAAACAGTACCATTCTATAATTTTCTTAGTATATTTTTAGGATTTTTTTAGGATTTTTTTAGGATTTTTTATTAATTTACTTTTATAATGTTATTTAAGTTATTTTTGGTATAATGCTGAACATTTTGGGGATGATTTGGCTTCGATTAGAGCATTGAGGCTTGATTGCATGTCGGCCTGAGCATGCCGTTACGCGGCTCATTTTTTTTAGACGCAAACAATACTAATTACGCTCCAGCTTACGCAAAAGCTGCGTAAGTTTTAAAAACTTATAGACTCCCTTCGGGTTGAGTCTTTGGAGACTCGCACTACTGATTCTATCTAAGTAGATTTTCGCGGGTTCACCCTAGATAGATTACTTTAAAAGAGTTGATTTGGCTTTTAAAGGACATTTTAAAATCTTAGCTTTTTAGTTGCCTTGTGGTTTGAGTTGCTAATAAGTGAAATTTTTCAAGCCTGCTAAGCATGTAGACGTCAAGAGTAGATGTTTTAAGACTCCGGTTCAATCCCGGACATCTCCACCAATATTAATAATTATACTTTCTAATTTGTTCTAAAAAGCTCGACACAATCGAACTTTAACATTCTAAATCGTTCTATATTATTCTTATCATTTTTAATACTTTCTAAGATTTATTACGGTAATCTTTACGGTAATTAGAAAAGTTAAAAAATGGATACCGTAAAAATGCCAAAAATTGTTAAACCTCTTACAGATAAAGATATTAAAGCTGCTAAACCTAAAGAAAAACAATATAAATTAAGTGATGGACAAAGCTTATATTTGATTGTAAAACCTAATGGAACTAAATTCTTTAGATTTGATTTTAAATTTGAAAATAAAAGAAAATCTATGAGCTTTGGAGTTTACCCAGATATTACTCTTAGTGAAGCAAGAAAAATAAGAGACAATACAAAAGAGCTTTTAAAACAAAATATTAATCCTATATTAGAGAAAAATATATCTTTAGAAGATAGTACCAACACTTTTAAAAATATATCTGAAAAATGGCTTTCTAAAATGAAAAATGAATGGGTTGAGAAAACATACATTAAAGTTGAGAATGTTATTAGGAACCATGCTTATCCATACATAGGTAATAAGCTTATTGAAGATATTACAAGAACAGATATTTTAAATATTATAGATAGAATGAATACTAAAGGACTTCATGGTTCTGCTGAGAAGATGATGAGCAATTTCAATAGAATTTATAAATATGCAGTGACTTATAATTATGTAGAGCATAATATAATTGCGGATATTGACAAAAAAAATATAATCATTTCAACAAGTAATAACCATATGAGTGCAATTACTCAAGAAGATGAAATAAAAGAGTTACTTGAAGATATCAATAACTTTGAGAACTTATATAAAGCTAGTATTACAACAATAATAGCTTTAAAATTGGCTCCTTATGTAGCTTTAAGACCTTATAACTTAAGAGCCTTAGAATGGAATGAAATAAATTTTGAAAAAAAAGTTATAGATATACCAGGTGAAAAAATGAAAACTAAAAAAGATTTTATTTTACCTTTATCAAAACAAGCAATTGAAATATTAAAAATGATTGAGCCTTTTTCAGCTCACAAAAGTAAGTATGTATTCCCCTCACCTGTTTCTAATCTAAAATGTTTAAGTGATGCAACACTAGGACATGCATTAAAAAAACTAGGATATCAAGATAGACATACTACTCATGGATTTAGAAGTACATTCTCAACAATAGCACATGAAAAAATGAAAGAACATGGATTTAATAGTGATATAATTGAAAGTTGTTTAGCTCATGAAGAAAAAAATAAAATCAAAGCTGCATATAATAGAGCTTCAAAAATGAAATATTTTGAAGAGAAAAAAGAATTAATGCAGTGGTGGGCTAATTGGTTGGATTATATAAAATGAATTTTGATATAATATCGAAAAGTTAAGTGACTGA
This genomic interval carries:
- a CDS encoding tyrosine-type recombinase/integrase, which translates into the protein MDTVKMPKIVKPLTDKDIKAAKPKEKQYKLSDGQSLYLIVKPNGTKFFRFDFKFENKRKSMSFGVYPDITLSEARKIRDNTKELLKQNINPILEKNISLEDSTNTFKNISEKWLSKMKNEWVEKTYIKVENVIRNHAYPYIGNKLIEDITRTDILNIIDRMNTKGLHGSAEKMMSNFNRIYKYAVTYNYVEHNIIADIDKKNIIISTSNNHMSAITQEDEIKELLEDINNFENLYKASITTIIALKLAPYVALRPYNLRALEWNEINFEKKVIDIPGEKMKTKKDFILPLSKQAIEILKMIEPFSAHKSKYVFPSPVSNLKCLSDATLGHALKKLGYQDRHTTHGFRSTFSTIAHEKMKEHGFNSDIIESCLAHEEKNKIKAAYNRASKMKYFEEKKELMQWWANWLDYIK